In Meleagris gallopavo isolate NT-WF06-2002-E0010 breed Aviagen turkey brand Nicholas breeding stock chromosome 15, Turkey_5.1, whole genome shotgun sequence, one DNA window encodes the following:
- the GABRA1 gene encoding gamma-aminobutyric acid receptor subunit alpha-1, giving the protein MKRLLVLCDCLWAWSLLLNALTERSYGQTSSQDELKDNTTVFTRILDRLLDGYDNRLRPGLGERVTEVKTDIFVTSFGPVSDHDMEYTIDVFFRQSWKDERLKFKGPMTVLRLNNLMASKIWTPDTFFHNGKKSVAHNMTMPNKLLRITEDGTLLYTMRLTVRAECPMHLEDFPMDVHACPLKFGSYAYTRAEVVYEWTREPARSVVVAEDGSRLNQYDLLGQTVDSGIVQSSTGEYVVMTTHFHLKRKIGYFVIQTYLPCIMTVILSQVSFWLNRESVPARTVFGVTTVLTMTTLSISARNSLPKVAYATAMDWFIAVCYAFVFSALIEFATVNYFTKRGYAWDGKSVVPEKPKKVKDPLIKKNNTYTAAATSYTPNIARDPGLATIAKSATIEPKEVKPETKPAEPKKTFNSVSKIDRLSRIAFPLLFGIFNLVYWATYLNREPQLKAPTPHQ; this is encoded by the exons CTATGGACAAACCTCATCGCAAGATGAACTTAAAGACAACACCACAGTATTTACCAGGATATTGGATCGCCTGCTGGACGGTTATGATAACCGCCTGAGACCAGGACTGGGAG AGCGTGTAACTGAAGTGAAGACTGACATCTTCGTCACCAGCTTTGGGCCTGTTTCAGACCATGATATG GAATACACTATAGATGTATTTTTCCGCCAAAGCTGGAAAGATGAGAGATTAAAATTCAAAGGACCTATGACTGTTCTCCGGTTAAACAATTTAATGGCGAGCAAAATTTGGACACCTGATACCTTTTTCCACAATGGAAAGAAGTCAGTGGCTCATAATATGACGATGCCAAATAAATTATTACGAATTACAGAGGATGGGACCCTGCTGTACACAATGAG ATTGACTGTGAGAGCAGAATGTCCAATGCATTTAGAAGACTTTCCTATGGATGTGCATGCTTGCCCCTTGAAATTTGGAAGCt ATGCTTATACCAGAGCAGAGGTTGTGTATGAATGGACACGGGAACCAGCAAGGTCAGTGGTGGTGGCTGAAGATGGCTCTCGACTGAACCAATATGATCTGCTTGGACAAACTGTGGACTCAGGAATCGTTCAGTCCAGCACAG gggAATATGTTGTTATGACTACACATTTTCACTTGAAGAGAAAGATTGGTTACTTTGTCATTCAAACTTATCTGCCATGCATCATGACGGTGATACTGTCACAGGTGTCCTTCTGGCTCAACAGAGAATCTGTTCCAGCAAGAACTGTCTTTG gaGTGACAACTGTCCTAACAATGACCACGCTGAGTATCAGTGCGAGGAATTCACTCCCTAAGGTGGCTTATGCCACTGCCATGGATTGGTTTATAGCTGTGTGCTATGcctttgtgttttctgcacTCATCGAATTTGCAACAGTGAATTACTTCACAAAGAGAGGTTACGCATGGGATGGCAAAAGTGTTGTTCCTGAAAAG cCAAAGAAGGTGAAGGATCCtctcattaagaaaaataacacgTACACAGCTGCAGCTACAAGCTACACCCCTAATATTGCAAGGGACCCTGGGCTGGCAACCATTGCTAAAAGTGCAACGATAGAGCCCAAAGAAGTTAAGCCAGAAACAAAGCCTGCAGAACCCAAGAAAACTTTTAACAGCGTCAGCAAAATTGATCGACTATCAAGAATAGCTTTCCCATTGCTTTTTGGAATCTTTAATTTAGTCTATTGGGCTACCTATTTAAACCGGGAGCCTCAGTTAAAAGCCCCGACTCCACATCAATAA